One Acetobacterium sp. KB-1 DNA segment encodes these proteins:
- a CDS encoding stress-responsive transcriptional regulator PspC, whose product MLKKIFVGFSAVVAGMLMVFGGIYFVEKRKEEAMGGKLMRVNYKFTKEFEE is encoded by the coding sequence ATGTTAAAGAAAATATTCGTCGGATTTTCTGCCGTAGTTGCGGGAATGTTAATGGTTTTTGGTGGAATTTATTTTGTTGAAAAAAGAAAAGAAGAAGCAATGGGTGGAAAACTGATGCGGGTAAATTATAAATTCACTAAAGAATTCGAAGAATAA